The proteins below are encoded in one region of Phycisphaerae bacterium:
- a CDS encoding HDOD domain-containing protein — translation MNAKVLEGLKRSAAVPSVPQVVTRFLELMQDPNFKYDDLVRVLSADAGTVSEILRLVNSALFGVRQKIVSLRQALTLLGPKRTRSLILGRFLVDRMAQKHLTRLDMSYFWRRSLASSVVASRIADRILPKFREEVFISALLADIGLPILAESFPEAYEPISREFCPRGKTFTADQEIELIEVAHSQVSAMILKYWALPDMIAVAVNLHQSANPGEGDTATIARILNASDSIAKLLCEIPDTDSVVRTCMESARFAHIDMDVLVELLPSIEADIEELAGVLRIDVIPSNVYAIIAKTIHEKISSAAMA, via the coding sequence ATGAATGCCAAGGTGCTCGAAGGTCTCAAAAGGTCGGCCGCCGTCCCCTCTGTTCCGCAGGTCGTTACGCGGTTCCTGGAACTCATGCAGGATCCGAACTTCAAATATGATGATCTCGTCCGGGTGCTGTCCGCCGACGCAGGAACGGTGAGCGAGATCCTTCGCCTGGTGAACTCCGCGTTGTTCGGTGTTCGTCAGAAGATCGTCTCGCTGCGCCAGGCGCTGACGTTGCTCGGACCGAAGCGCACGCGTTCGCTTATCCTCGGCCGATTCCTCGTCGATCGCATGGCCCAGAAGCATCTCACCCGCCTGGACATGAGCTATTTCTGGCGCCGCTCGCTGGCATCGTCGGTCGTGGCCAGCCGCATTGCCGACCGCATCCTTCCCAAGTTCCGCGAGGAAGTGTTCATCAGCGCATTGCTGGCGGATATCGGCCTGCCGATTCTCGCGGAATCCTTCCCCGAGGCGTACGAACCGATCAGCCGGGAATTCTGCCCGCGGGGTAAGACGTTCACGGCCGACCAGGAAATTGAGCTCATCGAGGTCGCCCACTCCCAGGTGTCAGCGATGATCCTGAAGTACTGGGCCCTGCCGGACATGATCGCGGTCGCGGTGAACCTGCACCAGTCGGCCAATCCCGGCGAGGGCGACACGGCAACCATCGCGCGCATTCTCAACGCATCCGATTCGATCGCGAAACTGCTTTGCGAGATTCCCGACACGGACTCGGTCGTGCGTACGTGCATGGAGTCGGCCCGGTTCGCCCACATCGATATGGATGTTCTTGTGGAGTTGCTCCCCTCCATCGAAGCGGACATCGAGGAACTTGCGGGCGTGCTGCGAATCGACGTCATCCCCAGCAACGTATACGCCATCATCGCGAAGACGATTCACGAGAAGATTTCATCAGCGGCGATGGCCTGA
- a CDS encoding flagellin, translated as MSRINTNVESLIARRALSINNQSLNQALGRLSTGLRINSGKDDPAGLIASETLRSTIRAIDQAVENANRADTIVAVAEGGLQEISSLLLDLEALVDQSANDAGLTEQEITANQNQIDSILQSINRLAEATAFGDRKLLNGTFDFTTSGVNINEPTGATLDHLDRVQINSAKIAAGAFRQVSISRVTASTRASISAVLGGGNGSGVRNGTLGDTTTIQIRGNYGSELLSFASGTAAADIVTAINDRTNLTGVRASAFLGADGAGTPTISFSSTEFGSDASVAVTVLENSGAALGDAIGVSDAKTYGTDGTFTINGNSAIVDGLNAAVRAGDLSLDLTLSEAFGGGTSTETSTAFEITGGGATFSISPTVGLSGQESVGIGEVSTARLGSGESTVGFLSSLGTGQANDLSSKNFSQAQRIVRSAINQIASLRGRLGGFQKDTIASTVNSLRVARENVTAAESAIRDADFAVETSNLTRAQILVNSSTAVLQLANAAPQNVLALLG; from the coding sequence ATGAGTCGGATCAACACCAACGTCGAATCGCTGATCGCCCGTCGCGCACTGTCCATCAACAACCAGTCGCTCAACCAGGCCCTGGGCCGGTTGAGCACCGGCCTGCGCATCAACTCGGGCAAGGACGATCCCGCCGGTCTGATCGCCTCCGAGACCTTGCGCTCCACCATCCGGGCCATCGACCAGGCCGTGGAGAACGCCAATCGCGCCGACACGATCGTCGCCGTGGCGGAGGGCGGGCTCCAGGAAATCAGCTCCCTCTTGCTCGATCTCGAAGCCCTGGTCGACCAGAGCGCCAACGACGCCGGCCTGACCGAACAAGAGATCACCGCCAATCAGAATCAGATCGACTCCATTCTTCAGTCCATCAACCGGTTGGCCGAGGCCACGGCCTTCGGTGATCGCAAGCTGCTTAACGGCACGTTCGACTTCACAACCTCCGGCGTGAACATCAACGAGCCGACGGGCGCAACGCTCGATCACCTCGACCGCGTGCAGATTAACTCCGCCAAGATCGCCGCAGGTGCGTTCCGCCAGGTCAGCATCAGTCGCGTTACCGCCTCGACTCGCGCTTCGATCAGCGCCGTCCTCGGGGGCGGCAACGGCTCCGGCGTACGAAACGGCACGCTCGGCGACACGACCACCATCCAGATCCGTGGTAATTACGGCTCGGAACTGCTCAGCTTCGCGTCCGGCACGGCGGCTGCCGACATTGTCACGGCCATCAACGACCGAACGAACCTCACCGGTGTCCGTGCATCGGCTTTTCTGGGCGCCGACGGCGCCGGCACGCCGACGATCAGCTTCTCCAGCACGGAATTCGGTTCGGACGCAAGCGTCGCCGTCACGGTCCTGGAGAACTCCGGCGCGGCCCTGGGCGACGCCATCGGCGTCAGCGACGCCAAGACCTATGGCACGGACGGGACGTTTACCATCAACGGAAACAGCGCCATCGTGGACGGCCTGAACGCGGCGGTCCGTGCCGGCGATCTTTCGCTCGACCTGACGCTCAGCGAGGCATTCGGCGGCGGAACAAGCACCGAGACCTCGACAGCTTTCGAAATCACCGGCGGCGGTGCCACGTTCTCCATTTCGCCGACCGTGGGCCTCAGCGGACAGGAATCCGTGGGCATCGGGGAAGTTTCCACGGCCAGACTGGGCAGCGGCGAGTCCACCGTCGGCTTCCTGTCCTCGCTCGGCACCGGACAGGCCAACGACCTCAGCAGCAAGAACTTCTCGCAGGCCCAGCGTATCGTCCGCTCCGCGATCAATCAGATCGCCAGCCTCCGCGGGCGGCTCGGCGGTTTCCAGAAGGACACGATCGCCAGCACGGTCAACTCCCTGCGTGTGGCCCGTGAAAACGTCACCGCGGCCGAGAGCGCTATCCGCGACGCCGACTTCGCCGTCGAGACGTCAAACCTCACGCGGGCACAGATCCTCGTGAATTCGTCGACGGCCGTCCTGCAACTGGCCAACGCCGCCCCGCAGAACGTCCTCGCCCTGCTCGGCTAA
- a CDS encoding flagellin: MSRINSNVPALRAIHQLAQNQADLNLRLERLSTGLRINRGRDDPAGLIISELLRSEISATTQSIDNSARASNVLSTAEAALAEVSALLLDLQELVVSSANEAGLSQAEIRANQQEIDAILESIDRIGHTTEFAGERLLDGSRAYQLSSVPPAAIASLALYSARIPHGQTQDVTVRVTQSAQTARLAFVGQTAGGTSTLSATTIQIQGRFGSQLLSFASGTTLAEARDAISVVAAGTGVSAVVSAVAIGTAASALILTSTEVGSDAFVSVSAIDGNFVTTSNANTTSRAEGQDAGVLINGASASVRGLLAEVRSGALDAKIHLTQTFAQTLSSASFSIAGGGSVFQLTPEVAPNGQLFVGLDAINTTTLGNAVTGLLYTVRAGGENDLESQNYATAQRIVDEAINQVASSRGRIGSYVRNIIDPNVRAQQVALENVTASESVIRDADLAEEVSALTRAQILVQSTQSVLQIANSVPNLVLALLS, encoded by the coding sequence ATGAGTCGAATCAACTCCAACGTACCCGCGCTTCGCGCGATCCATCAACTGGCGCAGAACCAGGCCGATCTCAACTTGCGCCTGGAGCGCCTCAGCACCGGCCTGCGCATCAACCGCGGCCGCGATGATCCCGCCGGGCTCATCATCTCCGAGCTGCTCCGTTCCGAAATCTCCGCGACGACGCAGTCCATCGACAATTCCGCGCGGGCGAGCAACGTGCTCTCCACCGCCGAGGCCGCGCTCGCGGAAGTCTCCGCCCTTCTGTTGGACCTGCAGGAACTTGTTGTTTCTTCTGCCAACGAAGCTGGACTGTCCCAGGCCGAGATCCGCGCCAATCAGCAGGAAATCGATGCCATCCTTGAGAGCATCGATCGAATCGGACACACCACGGAATTCGCCGGTGAGCGCCTGCTCGATGGAAGCCGCGCGTATCAACTTTCCAGCGTTCCGCCGGCGGCCATTGCGTCACTCGCCTTGTATTCCGCACGCATTCCACATGGACAAACGCAGGACGTCACCGTCCGGGTCACGCAATCCGCCCAAACGGCTCGCCTTGCGTTTGTCGGGCAGACCGCCGGAGGAACGTCCACCCTGTCGGCCACGACGATTCAGATTCAGGGACGGTTCGGCAGCCAGCTCCTGAGTTTTGCCAGCGGGACGACGCTCGCCGAGGCCCGTGACGCCATCTCCGTCGTCGCGGCAGGCACCGGCGTTTCGGCCGTTGTTTCTGCGGTTGCCATCGGCACCGCCGCCAGCGCGCTCATCCTTACGAGCACGGAAGTGGGATCGGACGCGTTTGTTTCAGTCTCCGCCATCGATGGCAATTTCGTTACCACCAGCAACGCCAACACGACGTCCCGCGCTGAAGGTCAGGATGCCGGCGTCCTGATCAACGGCGCTTCGGCGTCGGTTCGCGGACTGCTTGCCGAGGTTCGCTCGGGCGCGCTCGACGCCAAGATCCACCTGACCCAGACCTTCGCTCAGACGTTGTCCTCGGCCAGCTTCTCCATCGCCGGCGGCGGCAGCGTCTTTCAGCTCACGCCGGAGGTCGCCCCCAACGGTCAGCTCTTCGTCGGCCTGGATGCGATCAACACTACAACCCTGGGCAACGCAGTAACCGGCCTGCTCTACACCGTTCGCGCCGGCGGCGAGAACGACCTGGAATCCCAGAACTATGCCACGGCCCAGCGCATCGTGGACGAAGCGATCAACCAGGTCGCTTCATCGCGCGGACGAATCGGCTCCTACGTTCGCAACATTATCGATCCCAACGTGCGGGCGCAGCAGGTCGCACTGGAAAATGTGACTGCGTCGGAATCGGTCATCCGGGACGCCGACCTGGCCGAGGAAGTATCCGCCCTGACCCGCGCCCAGATTCTCGTCCAGAGCACCCAGAGCGTGCTCCAGATCGCCAATTCCGTCCCCAATCTGGTCCTCGCCTTGCTCTCCTGA
- the fliD gene encoding flagellar filament capping protein FliD — MSGISSGIGLVSGINTAQLIDQLIELERGPIKALQKRVTGIDTQRTALAALSASLLALRQAAARFDDKNFFRGFKTISSNESILTAQATSDAAPGSYRFRVQSLVSNHAVVSRGFADADQTPVGSGTLTIEVGGRVDPDTKLAVLNGGSGVRRGTVVITDRAGNSAEIDLTRAVTVTDVLDAINNAAGINVRARVTGVDGNGASGERIVIEDQNEFAEGSTAGRLIVADKASGTTATDLGIAGSTTTARLDGLDLIHLDDATPLSFLNDGNGIGRTTQLQPGADLSFSTSDGDFDVNLNGILAQNLNTDLRALNNGNGVRLGVIRITDRAGKSVEIDLADPDQDPIRTVADLRNRINSATEAAGVSVRLGLVNSSFQITDNTGLTGENAKKLIVEDVSGNTTADLGISGNVSSSSIVGRDAYRIASIGDVLRAINYATGNDGIVEASISADGNGIVLTALDPAVSVQVNAGDSTAARDLGIEGLTFGGDQAGATASSRPLLGGLNSVLLNSLRGGRGITTGVITLTDAAGQSGDVDLTSARTLQDVIDLINTATEGSGLGLSASINAARNGIQLTDDSGGSGNVIVADQSGSLAADLGLAGTHSLGARRSINGGNAQFQYITENTLLSEFNNGAGVEIGSFNITDSAGGVHTVALSALTSDLGDVIKAINDAGGGVIEGRINDTGDGLVVVDQAGGDGRLTIEDEEGGRTARDLKLTGTASANENYIDGTLEIRVNVGGRDTLRDLVTRINNAGGAVAANIVNDGSGVRPYSLTLTSEVAGAAGELTVDSGDLAIDFSTLSRPRDAVVSVGGGDGASSILVTGTSNTIENAVPGLSLNLLSAGSDEVTVSVTEDIESVIEDIRTFVSRYNDLQSQIDTATAFNQESLERGPLQGDRTVNQVRNRLRSLLLRSYGDSSSISRLSAIGIRPAFGTGANAGSSNNRLEFDEERFRQVYAQSPDRVAELFSSPDTGFGAVIDGVMDELSNGTDGLITQHDGVLLDQQELLQNRIDQLNQLLAAKRSRLETQFAGLESALAALQDQQNSLNTLAQLAGQ, encoded by the coding sequence ATGAGCGGAATCTCCAGTGGCATCGGACTCGTTTCCGGCATCAATACCGCGCAGTTGATCGATCAGCTCATCGAGCTGGAGCGCGGGCCGATCAAAGCGCTGCAGAAACGGGTCACCGGCATTGACACGCAGCGAACGGCACTGGCGGCGTTGTCGGCCTCACTCCTCGCCCTTCGCCAGGCAGCCGCTCGTTTCGATGACAAGAATTTCTTCCGGGGATTCAAGACCATCAGCAGCAACGAATCCATCCTTACCGCCCAGGCCACTTCCGATGCAGCCCCCGGTTCTTACCGCTTTCGCGTTCAATCATTGGTTTCGAATCACGCCGTGGTCAGTCGCGGCTTTGCGGACGCCGATCAGACCCCCGTCGGATCCGGCACCCTCACCATCGAAGTCGGCGGTCGCGTGGACCCCGATACCAAGTTGGCCGTGCTCAATGGCGGCTCGGGCGTACGTCGCGGAACCGTCGTGATCACCGACCGTGCCGGCAATTCGGCCGAGATCGATCTCACGCGCGCCGTCACCGTGACGGACGTGCTCGACGCAATCAACAACGCTGCGGGAATCAACGTCCGCGCTCGCGTCACCGGCGTGGACGGTAATGGAGCCTCAGGAGAGCGCATCGTCATTGAAGACCAGAACGAATTCGCCGAAGGATCGACCGCCGGCCGCCTGATCGTGGCTGACAAGGCCAGCGGTACAACCGCGACCGATCTGGGCATCGCCGGCAGCACGACCACGGCGCGGCTCGACGGACTGGACCTGATCCATCTGGACGATGCCACACCGTTGTCTTTCTTGAACGACGGCAACGGCATCGGGCGGACGACGCAGCTACAGCCCGGCGCGGACCTCAGCTTCAGCACCAGCGACGGCGACTTCGACGTCAACCTGAACGGAATCCTCGCCCAGAATCTCAACACCGACCTGCGGGCGTTAAACAACGGGAACGGTGTCCGGCTTGGTGTCATCCGCATCACCGATCGCGCCGGGAAGTCCGTCGAGATCGACTTGGCGGATCCCGACCAGGATCCCATCCGTACGGTGGCCGACCTGCGGAATCGAATCAACAGTGCGACGGAAGCGGCCGGCGTCTCCGTGCGGCTCGGCCTGGTCAACTCGAGCTTTCAGATCACCGACAACACCGGCCTGACGGGCGAAAATGCCAAGAAGCTGATCGTCGAGGATGTGAGCGGAAACACGACGGCAGACTTGGGCATCTCGGGAAATGTCTCGTCCTCCTCCATCGTGGGGCGCGACGCCTATCGAATTGCGAGCATCGGCGATGTACTTCGGGCAATCAACTACGCGACGGGCAACGACGGAATCGTGGAAGCGAGCATCTCCGCCGATGGAAACGGTATTGTTCTCACCGCGCTTGACCCGGCGGTTTCCGTACAGGTCAATGCCGGCGACTCCACCGCCGCCCGCGATCTGGGAATTGAAGGTCTGACGTTCGGCGGCGACCAAGCCGGTGCGACCGCCTCTTCGCGCCCCCTGCTGGGCGGACTCAACAGCGTCCTCCTGAATTCCCTTCGCGGCGGGCGCGGCATCACGACGGGCGTCATCACGCTGACCGATGCCGCCGGTCAATCCGGTGATGTCGACCTGACCAGCGCCCGTACGCTCCAGGACGTCATCGACCTCATCAATACCGCTACGGAAGGAAGCGGACTCGGGCTGTCCGCCTCCATCAACGCCGCCCGCAATGGAATCCAGCTCACCGACGATTCCGGCGGCAGCGGAAACGTCATCGTGGCCGATCAATCCGGCTCACTTGCGGCCGACCTCGGTCTGGCCGGAACGCATTCGCTCGGAGCGCGGCGCTCCATCAACGGCGGCAACGCCCAGTTCCAGTACATCACGGAGAACACCCTACTCTCCGAGTTCAACAACGGCGCGGGTGTGGAGATCGGCTCGTTCAACATTACCGACTCGGCCGGCGGCGTGCATACCGTCGCCCTTTCCGCCCTGACCAGCGACCTCGGCGACGTCATCAAGGCCATCAACGATGCGGGCGGCGGCGTAATTGAAGGGCGAATCAACGACACGGGCGACGGCCTGGTCGTTGTTGACCAGGCGGGCGGCGACGGACGACTGACCATCGAGGACGAGGAAGGCGGCCGGACAGCTCGCGATCTCAAGTTGACGGGCACGGCATCGGCCAACGAGAACTACATCGATGGTACGCTCGAGATTCGCGTGAACGTCGGCGGGCGCGACACGCTGCGCGACCTTGTCACGCGGATCAACAACGCCGGCGGCGCGGTCGCCGCGAATATCGTCAATGACGGCAGCGGCGTGCGCCCCTACAGCCTGACCCTTACTTCCGAGGTCGCCGGCGCGGCGGGCGAGTTGACTGTCGACTCAGGTGACCTGGCGATTGACTTCAGCACGCTGAGCCGTCCTCGCGACGCGGTCGTCTCCGTCGGTGGAGGCGACGGTGCGTCTTCGATTCTGGTTACGGGAACGAGCAATACGATCGAGAACGCCGTTCCCGGTCTTTCTCTCAATTTGCTCTCCGCCGGGAGTGACGAAGTAACCGTTTCCGTGACCGAGGACATCGAGTCGGTTATCGAGGACATCCGCACATTCGTCTCGCGCTACAACGACCTCCAGTCGCAGATCGATACGGCCACGGCGTTCAACCAGGAGTCGCTGGAGCGGGGACCGCTGCAAGGCGATCGCACGGTCAACCAGGTCCGTAACCGGCTCCGGTCCCTCCTGCTCCGCTCCTACGGGGACTCCAGTTCCATCAGCCGCTTGTCCGCCATCGGCATTCGCCCGGCATTCGGAACCGGTGCAAACGCCGGTTCCTCGAACAACCGTCTGGAGTTCGACGAAGAACGCTTCCGTCAAGTCTACGCCCAGTCGCCGGACCGCGTCGCGGAGCTGTTCTCCTCGCCCGACACCGGCTTCGGCGCGGTGATCGACGGCGTCATGGACGAGCTGTCCAACGGCACCGATGGCCTGATCACGCAGCACGACGGCGTTCTTCTGGACCAGCAGGAATTGCTGCAGAATCGGATCGACCAGCTCAACCAACTGCTGGCCGCGAAGCGCTCGCGGCTGGAAACGCAGTTCGCAGGACTGGAATCGGCGCTGGCAGCTCTCCAGGACCAGCAGAACTCGCTCAACACGCTGGCCCAGCTTGCGGGGCAGTAG
- the fliS gene encoding flagellar export chaperone FliS: MTEAADNPYLRDAVMTATPEQLHLMLYDGAIRFTTQARDALAAKDYARSFDRLTRAQNIISEMQSALNHDVNPELCQRVASIYAFLYRKLVDANVQRDVHAVEDALRVLTMERETWQLLVDKVNEVRQTGSQSAPRQSREMTTDQSDTDNSVGQSICFEG, from the coding sequence ATGACCGAAGCGGCTGACAATCCCTATCTGCGCGACGCCGTGATGACCGCGACCCCGGAGCAGCTCCATCTCATGCTCTATGACGGCGCCATCCGTTTCACCACGCAGGCCCGCGACGCCCTTGCGGCCAAGGACTACGCCCGCTCCTTCGACCGCCTCACCCGGGCGCAAAACATTATTTCGGAAATGCAGTCCGCCCTGAACCACGACGTGAACCCCGAGCTTTGCCAGCGCGTCGCGTCCATCTACGCCTTTCTTTACCGCAAACTCGTCGACGCCAACGTCCAGCGCGACGTCCACGCCGTGGAGGATGCCCTCCGCGTTCTGACCATGGAACGAGAAACATGGCAGCTTCTCGTGGACAAGGTCAACGAAGTCCGCCAGACGGGCTCCCAATCGGCCCCGCGCCAGTCCCGGGAAATGACCACAGACCAATCCGACACCGACAACTCGGTCGGCCAGTCCATATGCTTCGAAGGTTGA